Proteins encoded within one genomic window of Kaistia algarum:
- the nagA gene encoding N-acetylglucosamine-6-phosphate deacetylase: protein MTNRIAFLSDELFDGARRLTDAAILVEDGRVLAILAPGELPEDARRIEMSGGLLAPGFVDLQVNGGGGALLNSALTVDGVRTICRAHARYGTTALLPTLITDTPAVTQAAINAVREAIDAGVPGCLGIHIEGPHLSVARKGAHDPALIRPMDEADIERLTTTGIDHVLTTVAAETVPPAQIARLTAGGVHVAIGHSDASYEVASAAFAAGARGITHLFNAMSQLGHRLPGVVGAALDSPDAWCGLIADGFHVHPAAIANALRAKRAPGRVYLVTDAMSTVGSALTQFELNGRVIQRAGGKLTLEDGTLAGSDLDMIGAIRFMTRVVGLSLDETLRMATLYPAQFLGIDRTHGRIAPGSRADFVWLGDDLSAKDVYIGGVRQTFEPLA, encoded by the coding sequence ATGACGAACCGGATCGCGTTCCTCAGCGACGAACTCTTCGACGGCGCCCGCCGTCTCACCGATGCCGCGATCCTCGTCGAGGATGGCCGCGTCCTCGCCATCCTCGCGCCCGGCGAACTGCCAGAGGACGCAAGGCGCATCGAGATGTCCGGCGGGCTGCTCGCCCCCGGCTTCGTCGACCTGCAGGTCAATGGTGGCGGCGGCGCTTTGCTCAACAGCGCCCTTACCGTCGATGGCGTGCGCACCATCTGCCGCGCCCATGCCCGCTACGGTACGACGGCGCTGCTGCCGACGCTGATCACCGATACGCCCGCCGTGACGCAGGCGGCGATCAACGCCGTCCGCGAAGCGATCGATGCCGGCGTGCCCGGCTGCCTCGGCATCCATATCGAGGGACCGCATCTGTCGGTCGCGCGCAAGGGCGCGCATGATCCGGCGCTGATCCGGCCGATGGACGAGGCCGATATCGAACGCCTCACCACGACCGGCATCGACCACGTGCTGACCACGGTCGCCGCCGAGACCGTGCCGCCGGCGCAGATCGCGCGGCTCACGGCGGGCGGGGTCCATGTCGCGATCGGCCATTCGGATGCGTCTTATGAGGTCGCCTCGGCGGCGTTCGCGGCCGGCGCGCGCGGCATCACGCATCTCTTCAACGCCATGAGCCAGCTCGGCCATCGCCTGCCCGGCGTCGTCGGCGCCGCGCTCGACAGCCCGGACGCGTGGTGCGGCCTGATCGCCGACGGTTTCCACGTCCATCCGGCGGCGATCGCCAACGCCCTTCGCGCCAAGCGCGCGCCGGGCCGCGTCTATCTGGTGACGGATGCGATGTCGACGGTCGGCTCGGCGCTTACGCAGTTCGAGCTAAACGGCCGCGTCATCCAGCGGGCCGGCGGCAAGCTGACGCTCGAAGACGGCACGCTCGCCGGCTCGGATCTCGACATGATCGGCGCCATCCGTTTCATGACGCGCGTGGTCGGCCTGTCGCTCGACGAGACCCTGCGCATGGCGACGCTCTATCCGGCGCAGTTCCTCGGCATCGATCGAACCCATGGCCGCATCGCGCCCGGCTCGCGGGCCGATTTCGTCTGGCTCGGTGACGACCTCTCGGCAAAAGACGTCTATATCGGGGGCGTGCGACAGACCTTCGAACCGC
- a CDS encoding SIS domain-containing protein, translating into MTTLMRAEIDETPEAVRRLLSGSRESIAEAGARLRALDPKVIVTCARGSSDHAATFFKYACEITAGVPVASLGPSVASIYHAPLRLAGAAALAVSQSGKSPDLLALFDAARSAGAKTIALVNVEDAPLAEMADSFVPLRAGQEKSVAATKSFITAAVAAIAILAEWREDSRLKAAIAALPDRLDAALACDWSPALETIVGAKSLYTIGRGPGFAMALEAALKLKETAILHAEAHSGAELQHGPVSLVDEFFPLLAFIPEDAATPSLVATANALHARGATIFSATAADVAGPRLPIASTGHPLTDPISIVLSFYRLVEAVSVARGYNPDQPRNLKKVTETV; encoded by the coding sequence ATGACGACGCTGATGCGCGCCGAAATCGACGAAACACCGGAAGCCGTCCGCCGTCTGCTTTCCGGCTCGCGCGAATCGATCGCGGAGGCCGGCGCACGGCTTCGCGCGCTCGATCCCAAGGTGATCGTCACCTGCGCGCGCGGCTCGTCGGACCACGCCGCGACCTTCTTCAAATATGCCTGCGAGATCACAGCCGGCGTGCCGGTCGCCTCGCTCGGGCCGTCTGTGGCCTCGATCTATCATGCGCCGCTGCGCCTTGCGGGTGCCGCCGCGCTCGCCGTCTCGCAATCCGGCAAGAGTCCCGACCTCCTCGCGCTTTTCGACGCGGCCCGTTCGGCCGGCGCCAAGACGATCGCGCTCGTCAATGTCGAGGACGCCCCGCTCGCCGAAATGGCCGACAGCTTCGTGCCGCTGCGCGCCGGCCAGGAGAAGAGCGTCGCGGCGACCAAGTCGTTCATCACCGCCGCCGTCGCGGCCATCGCCATCCTCGCCGAATGGCGCGAGGACAGCCGCCTCAAGGCCGCCATCGCGGCCCTGCCCGACCGCCTAGACGCGGCGCTCGCCTGCGACTGGAGCCCGGCGCTGGAGACCATCGTCGGCGCCAAGTCGCTCTACACGATCGGCCGGGGTCCCGGCTTCGCCATGGCGCTGGAGGCCGCGCTGAAGCTCAAGGAGACGGCGATCCTCCACGCAGAGGCCCATTCCGGCGCCGAATTGCAGCACGGTCCGGTCTCGCTGGTCGACGAGTTCTTTCCGCTGCTCGCCTTCATTCCGGAAGATGCCGCGACCCCGAGCCTGGTCGCGACCGCCAACGCCCTGCATGCGCGCGGCGCCACGATCTTCTCGGCCACCGCCGCCGACGTCGCGGGACCGCGCCTGCCGATCGCATCGACCGGTCATCCGCTCACAGATCCGATCTCGATCGTCCTCTCCTTCTACCGGCTGGTCGAGGCCGTATCCGTCGCGCGCGGCTACAATCCCGACCAGCCGCGCAATTTGAAGAAGGTCACGGAAACGGTCTGA
- a CDS encoding GntR family transcriptional regulator, whose translation MTEFLLTPDRLAGDERGPLYLRLQAMIRSAVASGTLAPNATLPAEREFAASLGISRVTVRKAIQGLVAEGLLRQRRGSGTFVAGATRRFELPLSGLSSFTEDMRSRGLTATAIWMMRSVGMPTSAEAMMLGLPPTERVTRLHRLRLADSEPMAVERSLLPARFLPDPARFEGSLYDTLTAAGLRPVRAVQRLNAENADEGDARLLGIPPGGAILAIERIAYLADGRVVEFTRSHYRGDAYDFVAELRPDPKEGN comes from the coding sequence ATGACCGAGTTCCTGTTGACGCCGGACCGCCTCGCCGGAGACGAGCGAGGCCCGCTCTATCTCCGTCTGCAAGCGATGATCCGGTCCGCGGTTGCATCCGGGACGCTGGCGCCGAACGCCACGCTGCCGGCGGAACGCGAATTTGCCGCCTCGCTCGGCATATCGCGGGTCACGGTTCGAAAAGCGATCCAGGGTTTGGTCGCTGAGGGCTTGCTGCGCCAGCGCCGCGGCTCCGGAACCTTCGTCGCCGGCGCCACCCGCCGATTCGAGCTGCCGCTGTCGGGCCTCTCTTCCTTCACCGAGGACATGCGCTCTCGCGGGCTAACGGCGACGGCCATTTGGATGATGCGTTCGGTTGGCATGCCCACCTCGGCGGAGGCGATGATGCTCGGCCTGCCGCCGACCGAGCGCGTGACGCGGCTGCACCGATTGCGGCTTGCCGATAGTGAGCCGATGGCCGTCGAACGCTCGCTGCTGCCCGCCCGCTTTCTTCCCGACCCCGCCCGTTTCGAAGGGTCGCTTTACGACACGCTCACCGCCGCCGGCCTCCGTCCCGTCCGGGCCGTGCAGCGCCTGAACGCTGAAAATGCCGACGAGGGCGACGCCCGCCTGCTAGGCATCCCGCCCGGCGGCGCCATCCTCGCGATCGAGCGGATCGCCTATCTCGCCGATGGGCGCGTGGTTGAATTCACCCGCTCGCATTATCGAGGCGACGCCTATGACTTCGTCGCCGAACTCCGACCTGATCCGAAAGAAGGAAATTGA
- a CDS encoding NAD(P)/FAD-dependent oxidoreductase, whose amino-acid sequence MQNIAIIGGGHAGAQAAASLRADGFDGRLVLVSAENELPYHRPPLSKAFIKGEDDATQELRPALFYEKNGVELLLGRTVEAIDRDAGRLVLDDGELPFDGLVLATGARVRVPPVPGINMANVFLLRTVDDARRLKQRLAEAHDVVVVGGGFIGLELAATARILGKTVTVLEAAPRLMGRVVAPAISAYFLDLHRTLGATVRLETPVASLVGENGAVVAVEAASGERIPADTVIVGVGVVPNIEIAEAAGLHVANGIVVDEAMRTSDPRIVAAGDAVSFHHWALGRPVRLESVQNAVDQAKTASATLLGKAQPYRAVPWFWSDQGDAKLQMVGLSMDADSSVPRGDPASGSFSVFHYQGDRLVAIDSVNRATDHMLGRRWLAAGFSPPREAVADESVDLKTVMPKV is encoded by the coding sequence ATGCAGAACATCGCGATCATCGGCGGCGGCCATGCCGGTGCCCAGGCGGCGGCGAGCCTCCGTGCGGACGGCTTCGACGGTCGTCTCGTCTTGGTTTCGGCCGAGAACGAGCTGCCCTATCACCGCCCGCCGCTCTCCAAAGCCTTCATCAAGGGCGAGGATGACGCGACGCAGGAATTGCGGCCGGCGCTTTTCTACGAGAAGAACGGCGTCGAGCTCCTGCTCGGACGCACGGTGGAAGCCATCGACCGCGATGCGGGGCGGCTGGTTCTCGACGATGGCGAATTGCCCTTTGACGGCCTGGTGCTGGCAACCGGTGCCCGCGTGCGGGTCCCTCCAGTGCCGGGCATCAATATGGCGAATGTCTTCCTGCTGCGCACCGTTGACGATGCGCGGCGGCTGAAGCAACGCCTCGCCGAGGCGCACGACGTCGTCGTGGTCGGCGGCGGCTTCATCGGCCTCGAACTCGCCGCGACCGCCCGCATCCTCGGCAAGACCGTGACCGTGCTGGAGGCCGCGCCTCGGCTGATGGGCCGCGTCGTCGCGCCCGCGATTTCGGCCTATTTCCTCGACCTCCACCGGACGCTTGGCGCCACCGTCCGGCTGGAGACGCCGGTCGCCTCGCTGGTCGGCGAGAACGGGGCGGTCGTTGCCGTCGAAGCGGCGAGCGGCGAGCGCATTCCCGCCGATACGGTGATCGTGGGCGTCGGCGTCGTTCCGAATATCGAAATTGCCGAAGCCGCCGGTCTGCATGTTGCCAACGGTATCGTCGTCGACGAGGCCATGCGGACCTCCGATCCGCGCATCGTCGCGGCGGGGGACGCGGTATCCTTTCATCACTGGGCGCTCGGCCGGCCGGTGCGGCTCGAAAGCGTGCAGAACGCCGTCGATCAGGCGAAGACGGCGAGCGCGACGCTGCTCGGCAAGGCCCAGCCCTATCGCGCCGTGCCGTGGTTCTGGTCCGACCAGGGCGACGCGAAACTCCAGATGGTCGGCCTTTCGATGGACGCCGATTCGAGCGTTCCGCGCGGCGATCCGGCAAGCGGCAGCTTCTCGGTTTTCCACTATCAGGGCGACCGGCTCGTCGCGATCGATTCAGTCAACCGCGCCACCGACCACATGCTCGGCCGCCGCTGGCTCGCCGCCGGCTTCTCGCCGCCGCGCGAGGCGGTGGCGGATGAGAGCGTGGATCTGAAGACCGTGATGCCGAAGGTTTGA
- a CDS encoding SEL1-like repeat protein yields the protein MSFVSEIDERLEPILYLIEEDPERGMAQLRSLAEEGHPGAIETLGLHLSFAGEDEAAMEFLLAAAGFGSGLAAWNLAMVANQRGDRQDVKRWIDRSAILGNEDAVDVQSLAYDVEAHLAKERGEDI from the coding sequence ATGAGCTTTGTTTCCGAGATCGACGAGCGGCTGGAGCCGATCCTCTACCTGATCGAGGAGGATCCGGAACGGGGCATGGCTCAGCTCAGGTCGCTCGCAGAGGAGGGGCACCCCGGCGCCATCGAGACTCTGGGCCTCCATCTCTCCTTTGCAGGTGAAGACGAAGCTGCGATGGAATTCCTGCTCGCGGCTGCCGGCTTCGGCAGTGGTTTAGCCGCATGGAACTTGGCGATGGTCGCCAACCAGAGGGGCGATCGACAGGACGTGAAGCGCTGGATCGATCGTTCAGCGATACTCGGAAATGAAGATGCCGTCGACGTTCAGTCGCTCGCCTACGACGTCGAGGCTCATCTCGCCAAGGAGCGAGGGGAGGACATCTAG
- the ettA gene encoding energy-dependent translational throttle protein EttA — translation MARQFVYFMQGLSKSYLGGKKVLDNVHLSFYPDAKIGVLGPNGSGKSTLLKIMAGLDKDFTGEAWVAPGATVGYLPQEPHLDPTKTVFENVMLGLSKKTAVLERYNELMMNYSDETAEEGAKLQDIIDSQNLWDLESQVEMAMEALRCPPSDSAVDNLSGGERRRVALCRLLLEEPDLLLLDEPTNHLDAESINWLEKHLREYPGAILIVTHDRYFLDNVTGWILELDRGRSIPYEGNYSAYLEKKAKRMAQEGREEATRQRALAEEREWIAASPKARQSKSKARIRAYDELVERSQEKTLFNSQIVIPVGERLGDKVLEIDNLSKSYGDRLLIDNLSFRLPPGGIVGVIGPNGAGKSTLFKMITGEEKPDSGTISLGDTVHLGYVNQGRDDLGSNKTVWEEISGGAEVFYLGKKEVNSRAYCGSFNFKGGDQQQKVGSLSGGQRNRVHLAKLLKDANNVILLDEPTNDLDTETLSALEEALEDFAGCAVIISHDRMFLDRLATHILAFEGDSHVEWFEGNFADYEEDKKRRLGPDAVNPHRIKYKPLTR, via the coding sequence ATGGCGCGGCAGTTCGTCTATTTCATGCAGGGTCTTTCCAAGTCCTATCTGGGCGGCAAGAAGGTCCTCGATAACGTCCATCTTTCCTTCTATCCGGACGCCAAGATCGGCGTGCTCGGCCCGAACGGGTCGGGCAAGTCGACGCTTCTGAAGATCATGGCGGGGCTCGACAAGGATTTCACCGGCGAGGCCTGGGTCGCGCCGGGCGCGACCGTCGGCTATCTGCCGCAGGAACCGCATCTCGATCCGACCAAGACGGTGTTCGAGAACGTCATGCTGGGTCTTTCCAAGAAGACGGCGGTCCTGGAGCGCTACAACGAACTGATGATGAACTACTCCGACGAGACCGCGGAGGAGGGTGCCAAGCTCCAGGACATCATCGACAGCCAGAACCTCTGGGATCTCGAATCGCAGGTCGAGATGGCAATGGAGGCGCTCCGCTGCCCGCCGAGCGATTCAGCCGTCGACAATCTTTCGGGCGGCGAGCGCCGCCGCGTTGCCCTGTGCCGCCTGCTGCTTGAGGAGCCGGACCTGCTGCTCCTCGACGAGCCGACCAACCATCTCGACGCCGAATCGATCAACTGGCTCGAAAAGCACCTGCGCGAATATCCCGGCGCCATTCTGATCGTCACCCACGATCGCTACTTCCTCGACAATGTCACCGGCTGGATTCTCGAGCTCGATCGTGGCCGCTCGATTCCCTATGAGGGCAACTACTCGGCCTATCTGGAGAAGAAGGCGAAGCGTATGGCGCAGGAGGGCCGCGAGGAGGCGACCCGCCAGCGCGCGCTGGCCGAAGAGCGCGAATGGATCGCCGCCTCGCCGAAGGCCCGCCAGTCGAAGTCGAAGGCGCGTATCCGCGCCTATGACGAACTGGTCGAGCGCTCGCAGGAGAAGACGCTGTTCAATTCGCAGATCGTCATTCCGGTCGGCGAGCGGCTCGGCGACAAGGTTCTGGAGATCGACAATCTCTCCAAGAGCTATGGCGACCGCCTGCTGATCGACAATCTCTCCTTCCGGTTGCCCCCGGGCGGCATTGTCGGTGTGATCGGCCCGAACGGCGCCGGCAAGTCGACCTTGTTCAAGATGATCACCGGCGAGGAGAAGCCGGATTCCGGCACGATCTCGCTCGGCGACACGGTTCATCTCGGCTATGTCAACCAGGGCCGCGACGATCTCGGCTCGAACAAGACGGTCTGGGAGGAAATCTCCGGCGGCGCCGAAGTGTTCTATCTCGGCAAGAAAGAAGTGAATTCGCGCGCCTATTGCGGCTCGTTCAACTTCAAGGGTGGCGACCAGCAACAGAAGGTCGGCTCGCTCTCGGGCGGCCAGCGCAACCGCGTCCACCTCGCCAAGCTGCTGAAGGACGCCAACAACGTCATCCTGCTCGACGAGCCGACCAACGACCTCGATACCGAGACGCTGTCGGCGCTGGAAGAGGCGCTGGAGGATTTCGCCGGCTGCGCCGTGATCATCAGCCACGATCGCATGTTCCTCGACCGCCTCGCCACGCACATCCTCGCCTTCGAGGGCGACAGCCATGTCGAGTGGTTCGAGGGCAATTTCGCCGATTACGAAGAAGACAAGAAGCGCCGCCTCGGCCCGGACGCGGTCAATCCGCACCGCATCAAGTACAAGCCGCTGACGCGGTAG
- a CDS encoding hemerythrin domain-containing protein, with protein sequence MHATFPDLYGSSHIALRRRLAWLISAISAADDAASDGANAALNHFADFVDSQGESEAACLQPMLRIADPTTADRLDRQHGKMETRIAEIMRGIVARRAAPDSARGEAHRAVLRSTAALIADCRRHQTDEERVATPALANHFHPMALFAAERAIHSTQDVEPRRSAISASKPLGTRRERADLADLAFHACTAAFFALAERQVEAEMRKASRSPSSCDVRHRRRNRVRIV encoded by the coding sequence ATGCATGCAACCTTTCCGGATCTATACGGATCGTCTCATATTGCTCTTCGCCGCCGGCTGGCATGGCTCATTTCCGCGATCAGTGCCGCCGACGACGCGGCCTCGGATGGCGCCAACGCAGCCTTGAACCATTTCGCCGATTTCGTCGATTCCCAGGGCGAGAGCGAAGCCGCATGTCTGCAACCGATGCTGCGGATCGCCGATCCCACGACGGCGGATCGATTGGACCGGCAGCATGGCAAGATGGAGACGCGCATCGCGGAAATCATGCGAGGCATTGTCGCGCGGCGGGCCGCCCCGGATTCTGCCAGGGGAGAGGCTCACCGGGCTGTGCTTCGCAGTACCGCAGCGCTAATCGCCGATTGCCGACGTCACCAGACCGACGAAGAGCGAGTCGCGACGCCAGCCCTCGCCAACCACTTCCACCCCATGGCGTTGTTCGCAGCCGAACGGGCGATACACAGCACGCAAGACGTGGAGCCGCGCCGGTCCGCAATATCCGCATCGAAGCCGCTGGGAACGAGACGTGAGAGGGCCGATCTCGCGGATCTGGCTTTTCACGCCTGTACCGCAGCTTTCTTCGCCCTGGCGGAGCGCCAAGTCGAAGCCGAAATGCGGAAGGCATCTCGGAGCCCGTCGTCCTGTGACGTCCGTCACAGACGACGGAACCGGGTGCGCATAGTCTGA
- the tam gene encoding trans-aconitate 2-methyltransferase, which produces MTTASWSASQYVKFEDERTRPARDLLAQVRLSGPVRIADLGCGPGNSTELLAERWPGADLTGIDSAPDMLAAARLRLPDCRFAEADLGAWTPEAPYDLLFANAVFQWIPDHVAVLQRLFAALPSSGVLAVQMPDNLSEPTHRLMEAVARLPAFAEAFSGQELRRPALPEPRDYFDALMPWAAHVDVWHTVYNHPLADAAAIVEWVKGTGLRPYLGAVPEPMRPDYLEAYREAIAAAYPPMADGRVLLRFPRLFIVAVRG; this is translated from the coding sequence ATGACTACGGCGTCCTGGTCGGCCAGCCAGTATGTGAAATTCGAGGATGAAAGGACACGGCCGGCCCGGGATCTTCTGGCTCAGGTGCGGCTGAGCGGGCCTGTGCGGATCGCCGATCTCGGCTGCGGTCCCGGCAATTCGACCGAATTGCTCGCCGAGCGCTGGCCCGGGGCGGATCTGACGGGAATCGATTCGGCGCCAGATATGCTGGCGGCGGCGCGCTTGCGCCTGCCGGATTGTCGCTTTGCCGAAGCTGACCTTGGGGCGTGGACGCCCGAGGCGCCGTACGACCTGCTCTTCGCCAACGCGGTCTTCCAGTGGATTCCCGATCACGTCGCCGTATTGCAGCGGCTGTTCGCGGCGCTGCCCTCCAGCGGCGTCCTAGCCGTGCAGATGCCGGACAATCTCAGTGAGCCGACACATCGTCTGATGGAGGCGGTCGCGCGCTTGCCGGCCTTTGCCGAGGCGTTCTCCGGTCAGGAACTGCGCCGGCCGGCTCTGCCGGAACCGAGGGACTATTTCGACGCGCTGATGCCCTGGGCCGCCCATGTCGATGTCTGGCACACGGTCTACAACCACCCGCTCGCCGACGCGGCCGCGATCGTCGAGTGGGTGAAGGGGACGGGGCTCCGTCCCTATCTCGGCGCGGTTCCCGAGCCGATGCGCCCGGATTACCTGGAGGCCTATCGCGAGGCGATCGCTGCAGCCTATCCGCCGATGGCCGACGGGCGCGTGTTGCTGCGCTTCCCGCGACTGTTCATCGTCGCCGTGCGAGGCTGA
- a CDS encoding sugar-binding domain-containing protein, translated as MLASFKKDIADRLGLARTAAVKLLDEALKRAEVQIWIAEGESELVDLGIQLEFTWRLSSPLGAECFLFPAPLLVDSADTKERLLTRCGLDRLESIAATLDLAVVSVGDIGASATSLSRSLIWAEELRELAEGGCGCDMMCNFLDAEGRSVDHPLYERVMSIGLDTIARARHIVLRTGGRDRTAAILAARTRIRCNTLVTDEQAARRLLELSA; from the coding sequence ATGCTCGCGTCGTTCAAGAAGGACATTGCCGACCGGCTCGGCCTCGCCCGCACCGCCGCGGTCAAGCTGCTCGACGAGGCACTGAAGCGGGCCGAAGTGCAGATCTGGATCGCCGAAGGCGAGAGCGAACTGGTTGATCTGGGCATCCAGCTCGAATTCACCTGGCGCCTGTCGAGCCCGCTCGGCGCCGAGTGCTTCCTGTTTCCCGCGCCGCTGCTGGTCGATTCGGCCGATACAAAGGAGCGCCTGCTGACACGCTGCGGTCTCGATCGGCTGGAGAGCATCGCCGCGACGCTCGATCTCGCCGTCGTCAGCGTTGGCGACATCGGGGCGTCGGCGACGTCGTTGTCACGCAGCCTGATATGGGCGGAGGAACTTCGGGAACTGGCCGAAGGCGGCTGCGGCTGCGACATGATGTGCAACTTCCTAGACGCGGAGGGCCGCAGCGTCGACCATCCATTGTATGAGCGCGTCATGTCGATCGGCCTCGACACCATCGCCCGTGCCCGCCACATTGTCCTCCGGACCGGTGGCCGCGACCGCACCGCGGCAATCCTCGCCGCGCGCACGCGCATCCGATGCAATACGCTGGTCACGGACGAGCAGGCCGCGCGGCGGCTGCTGGAACTGTCGGCCTGA
- a CDS encoding restriction endonuclease — protein MARQAVRRLRFADREAKREAAESARIEAAEFRLRLKAEREAIRLRIIPGMRRLEDTRQEKELFVREKQHEAGEQAGQLRERWRAIETILTEALAERRTVFLEDLRLTNAPLLLPPPPELVEPTARPPLGLRPEREERAWSLAALMPLGRGRWAEAEDEPVRLARLAAEHEWAERERRRLENLTAWEVAQESHHESFLTKQLWRNREIEAMGREIEAGDAEAIAVYVALTLERSLYPEGFPDAFEIGFDADTGLLIVEAELPDVDIVPRETDVQYIQSSNQIVPVPMRGIDRKFVYQNLLGRIALRSLHEIFGATDGLPVRAVVYNGFVRAKSGGTPADRKCVVSILTNAAEFARADLRDSDPRAALRPLGALLSRPTDEDPAVTPLVALPLAAASGPDADDPAAFDILLSDLLRTLGFRSIHRHGSDAALRFVAFDEHPVLGGKVLIGGLPNAGLVGVEIVNAFLDSFAASGAVRGILMAKGGFDLPALERAQTQPIELIDGYGLALLARLGPEPESDDADRD, from the coding sequence ATGGCCCGGCAGGCCGTCCGGCGGCTCAGGTTCGCCGACAGGGAAGCGAAGCGCGAGGCGGCCGAATCAGCGCGGATCGAGGCTGCCGAATTCCGCCTCCGCCTGAAGGCGGAGCGCGAGGCCATCCGCCTTCGCATCATCCCCGGCATGCGACGGTTGGAGGATACGCGCCAGGAGAAGGAACTCTTCGTCCGAGAGAAGCAGCACGAGGCCGGAGAACAGGCAGGCCAGCTGCGCGAGCGCTGGCGCGCTATCGAGACGATTCTCACCGAGGCTCTCGCGGAGCGGCGCACGGTCTTTCTCGAAGATCTGCGGCTGACCAATGCGCCGCTTCTCCTCCCCCCGCCCCCTGAACTCGTCGAGCCAACTGCGCGGCCTCCTCTGGGGCTTCGGCCCGAACGGGAAGAACGCGCCTGGAGCCTCGCGGCGCTGATGCCGTTGGGCCGCGGCCGATGGGCCGAGGCAGAGGATGAGCCAGTCCGGCTGGCCCGCCTTGCGGCCGAGCACGAATGGGCAGAACGGGAGCGGCGGCGGCTCGAGAATCTGACCGCCTGGGAGGTCGCGCAGGAAAGCCATCACGAGTCCTTCCTGACCAAGCAGCTCTGGCGCAACCGCGAGATCGAGGCGATGGGCCGCGAGATCGAGGCCGGCGACGCCGAAGCGATCGCCGTCTATGTCGCCCTGACGCTGGAGCGTTCGCTCTATCCGGAGGGATTTCCGGACGCCTTCGAGATCGGCTTCGACGCCGATACCGGCCTCCTGATCGTTGAGGCGGAACTGCCGGATGTCGACATCGTGCCGCGGGAGACCGACGTCCAATATATCCAGTCGAGCAACCAGATCGTCCCGGTGCCGATGCGCGGCATCGACCGCAAATTCGTCTACCAGAACCTCCTCGGCCGGATCGCGCTGCGCAGCCTCCACGAGATATTCGGCGCCACCGACGGACTGCCTGTCAGAGCGGTCGTCTATAACGGCTTTGTGCGGGCAAAGTCCGGAGGCACCCCGGCGGACCGGAAATGCGTGGTGTCGATCCTGACGAACGCCGCGGAGTTTGCCCGCGCCGACCTTCGCGATTCCGATCCGCGCGCCGCGCTCCGTCCGCTCGGGGCCCTGCTCTCGCGACCGACCGACGAGGATCCGGCGGTGACGCCGCTGGTCGCTCTCCCGCTAGCGGCGGCGAGCGGCCCCGATGCGGACGATCCGGCGGCGTTTGACATCCTCCTCTCGGATCTGCTGCGCACGCTTGGTTTCCGTTCGATCCATCGCCATGGGTCAGACGCGGCACTCCGCTTCGTTGCTTTCGACGAGCATCCTGTGCTGGGCGGCAAGGTCCTGATCGGCGGGCTGCCGAACGCCGGACTGGTCGGCGTCGAGATCGTGAACGCCTTTCTGGATTCGTTCGCGGCCAGCGGCGCGGTGCGCGGCATCCTGATGGCGAAAGGCGGCTTCGACCTCCCCGCCCTCGAACGCGCCCAGACCCAGCCCATCGAACTCATCGACGGCTACGGACTGGCGCTGCTCGCCCGGCTAGGGCCCGAACCGGAAAGCGACGACGCGGATCGCGACTGA